GAACCGTTACCAGGGAGACTCCAATGGTCCAGGATCAGCGCCCCAGCGGCGCGCCGTTCAAACGGTTGTTCTTCGCCTTGCCGGTCAGCGACGAACAATGCCGCGCCCTGGCGCAGTGGCGTCGAAGCCTGAACCTGCGCAGCGGCAAACCGGTGCCAGCGGAGAATTTCCACGTCACCTTGCTGTTTCTCGGTGACGTGGACGCCGAGCAGGTGCCGGCGATCTGCTCGGCGGTCGATCAGCTCAGGCGGCCGGTCGCACCGCCACGCTTGCTGCTCGACCTTCTGCAGGTCTGGCCACGGGCCAGCGCGCTGGTGCTGGAGGCGCAGCAGGCACCCGCAGCGCTGCTGCAACTGGTGTATGGCCTGCAACAGGCGCTGTTGCCCCTGGGCGTGGAGGCGGCAAACCGTGAGTACCGCCCGCACCTGACCCTGGCCAGGGACTTTCGCGGCCA
This window of the Pseudomonas mosselii genome carries:
- the thpR gene encoding RNA 2',3'-cyclic phosphodiesterase produces the protein MVQDQRPSGAPFKRLFFALPVSDEQCRALAQWRRSLNLRSGKPVPAENFHVTLLFLGDVDAEQVPAICSAVDQLRRPVAPPRLLLDLLQVWPRASALVLEAQQAPAALLQLVYGLQQALLPLGVEAANREYRPHLTLARDFRGQPPEAGTAPEFFLAARHFTLYESRKGRYWPLAQWPLSA